A genome region from Sander vitreus isolate 19-12246 chromosome 21, sanVit1, whole genome shotgun sequence includes the following:
- the LOC144536493 gene encoding uncharacterized protein LOC144536493 isoform X1, with protein sequence MEDNISKGAPLPLAALRLLVPPIRLVSAAIWQTVQQKVVADYGMLEEFVSTVTDIVPELLTTRQKAQLLLGLRARLILELCQCEATGDWELLQPHLDRVQTLSQAWAMEAGAANMEGPHSKFVDLVYNLMKNPDERGHFFQKVFPEEFGPTYDDALHTLMWMFLSRLEQFLPLHTFQQVVSTFGEVSSVLEECMDSVSRCEELRTLLQYQTGLSQLDHNDGSVDGAFIFSALKLPSVERTETAKPQTNIPDTVLSCTSGLEKESLTLSHTTQMNTETTTEDQTSEITVDGTSWTPGGKGTEVLLGDITRHEENVGFLQSQAEAAPRLLKQCRVQLKRLNTPLPLQSRPVRRNRGLRMKSILLEEKRSLCENALKSASRKTKPSNRAPLHVSDHEEPSSLSKDEDSYMAPINICSEDDSWSYYSDDDSCHKTTSSGLSTADSWSNYSDESSFVTPASSSAEGDLLSNEGPSFVSPKDVPATSRKPGISNIKASTPKKRREVPCFICKKQVNTSLRAHMKTHFPTGDYACPRCDGRFKLFSSFKLHLNRTCFEYSQHHVDPQKPDEAKNLNKCDKCQEAFRYKLSLERHKLTHNDLYCGVCRKVLRDAATLARHKASHTLFQCSRCEEAFTVFKPLLRHCENIHKISRPFKCNHCPKIVSKLRILIAHEWKHTGHLPFQCAQCGLRFKNDGDLVSHERVHTREKPYLCAECGKTFSQKSNLLRHLKLIHGESRNEKKYSCTECEKSFKEKGALKKHQRTKHLNELFRHPCPYCGKMLSASTIARHKLIHTGEKPFKCTVPDCDKYFRSNCEVKKHVLMHHSTERPYKCDVCSKGFVRMCYLNAHAKIHSGEKPFVCHICGKAFPKRYSMQRHKKLVHTLVTH encoded by the exons ATGGAAGATAATATTTCAAAGG GTGCCCCTCTCCCCCTCGCCGCTCTGAGACTCCTGGTCCCCCCGATACGACTGGTCTCAGCAGCCATCTGGCAGACCGTCCAGCAGAAAGTTGTGGCTGATTATGGGATGCTCGAGGAGTTTGTTTCCACGGTTACAGACATAGTTCCAGAGCTACTCACCACTCGCCAGAAGGCCCAACTCCTCCTGGGCCTCAGAGCACGG CTGATTCTGGAGCTGTGTCAGTGTGAAGCTACAGGTGACTGGGAGCTGCTTCAGCCACACCTGGACCGAGTGCAAACGCTTAGCCAGGCATGGGCAATGGAG GCTGGTGCTGCAAATATGGAAGGGCCACACTCCAAATTTGTGGATCTAGTGTATAACTTGATGAAAAATCCCGACGAAAGGGGCCACTTCTTTCAG AAAGTTTTCCCTGAAGAGTTTGGTCCCACTTATGATGACGCACTTCACACCTTGATGTGGATGTTTCTGTCCAGACTCGAACAGTTTCTTCCTCTTCACACTTTCCAACAG GTTGTGTCCACGTTTGGCGAGGTGTCCTCAGTTCTGGAGGAATGTATGGACTCGGTGTCTCGATGTGAGGAGCTCCGAACCTTGCTGCAGTATCAAACAGGCCTCAGCCAGCTGGATCACAATG aTGGGTCCGTGGATGGCGCCTTCATTTTTTCAGCTCTCAAACTTCCCTCTGTGGAAAGAACCGAGACAGCGAAACCCCAAACCAACATCCCGGATACTGTGCTGTCATGTACATCAGGTTTGGAGAAGGAATCTTTAACGCTGTCTCATACAACACAGATGAACACGGAAACGACCACAGAAGATCAGACCAGTGAGATAACGGTTGATGGAACTAGCTGGACTCCTGGGGGGAAAGGAACAGAGGTGCTTTTGGGAGATATAACAAGACATGAAGAAAATGTAGGCTTTCTTCAAAGTCAAGCGGAGGCTGCTCCTCGCCTTCTAAAACAATGCCGTGTTCAGCTAAAAAGACTGAACACGCCGCTGCCTTTGCAGTCTCGACCTGTGAGACGAAACCGAGGCCTGAGGATGAAAAGCATTCTGTTGGAAGAGAAAAGAAGTCTTTGCGAAAACGCCCTCAAATCAGCTTCTAGGAAAACCAAACCCTCCAACAGGGCTCCTTTACACGTCTCGGACCATGAGGAGCCAAGCAGCTTGAGCAAAGACGAAGACTCGTATATGGCTCCAATCAATATTTGCAGTGAAGACGACTCATGGTCTTACTACTCCGATGACGACTCTTGCCATAAGACTACTAGTAGTGGTCTTAGTACGGCTGATTCATGGTCCAACTATTCTGATGAGTCTTCCTTTGTGACTCCTGCCAGTAGTTCTGCTGAAGGTGATTTGTTGTCAAATGAGGGCCCTTCCTTCGTCAGTCCTAAAGACGTGCCAGCTACCAGCAGGAAGCCGGGCATCTCCAACATCAAAGCCAGCACTCCAAAAAAGCGTCGGGAAGTCCCGTGTTTTATCTGCAAGAAGCAGGTGAATACAAGCCTGAGGGCTCACATGAAAACCCACTTCCCCACCGGGGATTACGCCTGCCCTCGATGCGACGGCAGGTTCAAACTCTTCTCCTCTTTTAAGCTGCACTTGAACAGAACCTGCTTCGAGTACAGTCAGCACCACGTCGATCCGCAGAAGCCGGACGAAGCCAAGAATCTCAACAAATGCGACAAATGCCAAGAGGCGTTCAGGTACAAACTTTCCCTGGAACGGCACAAACTGACCCACAACGATCTCTACTGCGGTGTATGTAGGAAGGTGTTGCGAGACGCAGCGACGTTGGCAAGGCACAAGGCTTCTCACACCCTGTTTCAGTGTAGCCGCTGTGAGGAGGCCTTCACTGTTTTTAAGCCCTTGCTCAGGCATTGCGAAAACATCCATAAAATAAGCAGGCCGTTTAAATGCAACCATTGTCCGAAAATTGTATCCAAGCTGCGCATCTTAATCGCGCACGAGTGGAAACATACGGGTCATTTACCGTTCCAGTGCGCTCAGTGTGGCTTGAGATTCAAAAACGACGGAGATCTCGTTTCCCACGAGAGAGTCCACACGAGAGAGAAACCCTACCTGTGTGCAGAGTGCGGCAAGACTTTCTCCCAAAAGTCCAACCTGTTGCGGCACTTGAAGTTGATCCACGGCGAGTCTCGAAATGAGAAGAAATATTCTTGCACGGAGTGTGAGAAATCCTTTAAAGAAAAAGGAGCCCTGAAAAAACACCAGAGGACCAAACACTTGAATGAATTGTTCCGTCATCCGTGCCCGTACTGTGGAAAGATGCTCTCAGCGTCAACAATCGCCAGACATAAATTAATCCATACGGGAGAGAAACCTTTCAAATGCACCGTGCCTGACTGTGACAAGTACTTCAGGTCAAATTGTGAAGTGAAGAAGCATGTCCTTATGCACCACAGTACCGAGAGGccatataaatgtgatgtctgtAGTAAGGGCTTTGTAAGAATGTGTTACCTCAACGCACATGCTAAAATACActcaggagagaaaccatttgtTTGCCATATCTGCGGTAAAGCTTTCCCCAAGCGCTACAGCatgcaaagacacaaaaaacTTGTACATACATTAGTAACACATTAA
- the LOC144536493 gene encoding uncharacterized protein LOC144536493 isoform X2 produces the protein MEAGAANMEGPHSKFVDLVYNLMKNPDERGHFFQKVFPEEFGPTYDDALHTLMWMFLSRLEQFLPLHTFQQVVSTFGEVSSVLEECMDSVSRCEELRTLLQYQTGLSQLDHNDGSVDGAFIFSALKLPSVERTETAKPQTNIPDTVLSCTSGLEKESLTLSHTTQMNTETTTEDQTSEITVDGTSWTPGGKGTEVLLGDITRHEENVGFLQSQAEAAPRLLKQCRVQLKRLNTPLPLQSRPVRRNRGLRMKSILLEEKRSLCENALKSASRKTKPSNRAPLHVSDHEEPSSLSKDEDSYMAPINICSEDDSWSYYSDDDSCHKTTSSGLSTADSWSNYSDESSFVTPASSSAEGDLLSNEGPSFVSPKDVPATSRKPGISNIKASTPKKRREVPCFICKKQVNTSLRAHMKTHFPTGDYACPRCDGRFKLFSSFKLHLNRTCFEYSQHHVDPQKPDEAKNLNKCDKCQEAFRYKLSLERHKLTHNDLYCGVCRKVLRDAATLARHKASHTLFQCSRCEEAFTVFKPLLRHCENIHKISRPFKCNHCPKIVSKLRILIAHEWKHTGHLPFQCAQCGLRFKNDGDLVSHERVHTREKPYLCAECGKTFSQKSNLLRHLKLIHGESRNEKKYSCTECEKSFKEKGALKKHQRTKHLNELFRHPCPYCGKMLSASTIARHKLIHTGEKPFKCTVPDCDKYFRSNCEVKKHVLMHHSTERPYKCDVCSKGFVRMCYLNAHAKIHSGEKPFVCHICGKAFPKRYSMQRHKKLVHTLVTH, from the exons ATGGAG GCTGGTGCTGCAAATATGGAAGGGCCACACTCCAAATTTGTGGATCTAGTGTATAACTTGATGAAAAATCCCGACGAAAGGGGCCACTTCTTTCAG AAAGTTTTCCCTGAAGAGTTTGGTCCCACTTATGATGACGCACTTCACACCTTGATGTGGATGTTTCTGTCCAGACTCGAACAGTTTCTTCCTCTTCACACTTTCCAACAG GTTGTGTCCACGTTTGGCGAGGTGTCCTCAGTTCTGGAGGAATGTATGGACTCGGTGTCTCGATGTGAGGAGCTCCGAACCTTGCTGCAGTATCAAACAGGCCTCAGCCAGCTGGATCACAATG aTGGGTCCGTGGATGGCGCCTTCATTTTTTCAGCTCTCAAACTTCCCTCTGTGGAAAGAACCGAGACAGCGAAACCCCAAACCAACATCCCGGATACTGTGCTGTCATGTACATCAGGTTTGGAGAAGGAATCTTTAACGCTGTCTCATACAACACAGATGAACACGGAAACGACCACAGAAGATCAGACCAGTGAGATAACGGTTGATGGAACTAGCTGGACTCCTGGGGGGAAAGGAACAGAGGTGCTTTTGGGAGATATAACAAGACATGAAGAAAATGTAGGCTTTCTTCAAAGTCAAGCGGAGGCTGCTCCTCGCCTTCTAAAACAATGCCGTGTTCAGCTAAAAAGACTGAACACGCCGCTGCCTTTGCAGTCTCGACCTGTGAGACGAAACCGAGGCCTGAGGATGAAAAGCATTCTGTTGGAAGAGAAAAGAAGTCTTTGCGAAAACGCCCTCAAATCAGCTTCTAGGAAAACCAAACCCTCCAACAGGGCTCCTTTACACGTCTCGGACCATGAGGAGCCAAGCAGCTTGAGCAAAGACGAAGACTCGTATATGGCTCCAATCAATATTTGCAGTGAAGACGACTCATGGTCTTACTACTCCGATGACGACTCTTGCCATAAGACTACTAGTAGTGGTCTTAGTACGGCTGATTCATGGTCCAACTATTCTGATGAGTCTTCCTTTGTGACTCCTGCCAGTAGTTCTGCTGAAGGTGATTTGTTGTCAAATGAGGGCCCTTCCTTCGTCAGTCCTAAAGACGTGCCAGCTACCAGCAGGAAGCCGGGCATCTCCAACATCAAAGCCAGCACTCCAAAAAAGCGTCGGGAAGTCCCGTGTTTTATCTGCAAGAAGCAGGTGAATACAAGCCTGAGGGCTCACATGAAAACCCACTTCCCCACCGGGGATTACGCCTGCCCTCGATGCGACGGCAGGTTCAAACTCTTCTCCTCTTTTAAGCTGCACTTGAACAGAACCTGCTTCGAGTACAGTCAGCACCACGTCGATCCGCAGAAGCCGGACGAAGCCAAGAATCTCAACAAATGCGACAAATGCCAAGAGGCGTTCAGGTACAAACTTTCCCTGGAACGGCACAAACTGACCCACAACGATCTCTACTGCGGTGTATGTAGGAAGGTGTTGCGAGACGCAGCGACGTTGGCAAGGCACAAGGCTTCTCACACCCTGTTTCAGTGTAGCCGCTGTGAGGAGGCCTTCACTGTTTTTAAGCCCTTGCTCAGGCATTGCGAAAACATCCATAAAATAAGCAGGCCGTTTAAATGCAACCATTGTCCGAAAATTGTATCCAAGCTGCGCATCTTAATCGCGCACGAGTGGAAACATACGGGTCATTTACCGTTCCAGTGCGCTCAGTGTGGCTTGAGATTCAAAAACGACGGAGATCTCGTTTCCCACGAGAGAGTCCACACGAGAGAGAAACCCTACCTGTGTGCAGAGTGCGGCAAGACTTTCTCCCAAAAGTCCAACCTGTTGCGGCACTTGAAGTTGATCCACGGCGAGTCTCGAAATGAGAAGAAATATTCTTGCACGGAGTGTGAGAAATCCTTTAAAGAAAAAGGAGCCCTGAAAAAACACCAGAGGACCAAACACTTGAATGAATTGTTCCGTCATCCGTGCCCGTACTGTGGAAAGATGCTCTCAGCGTCAACAATCGCCAGACATAAATTAATCCATACGGGAGAGAAACCTTTCAAATGCACCGTGCCTGACTGTGACAAGTACTTCAGGTCAAATTGTGAAGTGAAGAAGCATGTCCTTATGCACCACAGTACCGAGAGGccatataaatgtgatgtctgtAGTAAGGGCTTTGTAAGAATGTGTTACCTCAACGCACATGCTAAAATACActcaggagagaaaccatttgtTTGCCATATCTGCGGTAAAGCTTTCCCCAAGCGCTACAGCatgcaaagacacaaaaaacTTGTACATACATTAGTAACACATTAA